The genomic window TAGCCATGGAGATTATGGTGTGTTGGGGTTGGGTGCAAAAACCTCTGCTTAAGAGGAACCTGCTGGTGTGCCTGACACAACCTGCTCACTGtattcctttttctgcttttatgcTGTAGCATCACAGAAACACTGGCTTATACTGAAGTTCCTGAAGTCAAAGTAGTAATGGCAAGGTAAGAGAGCTAAGAATATATGAGTTGGTGGAACCACCTTCCCCTCTGACAGCAAGGCTGATGTACAGTGCTTTTGGCCTTCTTTGTAAGGGAGCAGGCAAATAAATGCCCAGAGCATGACCAGACAGCAAAACCGCTGCTGCCTGAGGAGAGTTTTCACACTTCAATTTTTACCATTGTGGGATGTCCAGGTTTTGGGGTTTCACAGAGACTCCTTCAttcatctcctccctcccctgaTGGCTGTGGGCCATTTTAGAGTTATCTCTCTGTATGTGCAAAGGAAATATCTTGTTAATATAAAACAGTGCCCTGGAACAGTGGTGCCTCGGGTGCTGGTTAGGTAATGGGTCAGGCTTGGTACCCAGCCAGAACTGGTACCACATGTCTCACAGGAGCAgttgtttctgcttctgttcctCTCGGTTACTTGTTATTCAAAGCAAAATCAGCTGTCCTGGCTTATCACTGCTGGGTTTGGATTGTGAGCTAGAAACTGTTTTGTTGCTgataaaatgctgcagcaaaTGGTCCACTCTTAATATGACCTCAGCTCTCATGCCAGTAACACTTCTGAGAAGAGCTTTGTTTCTCCTGTGGTCCCATGGGTCTAATAAATGACCCACTTCTcactggggagctgctctgcagctgctctgtcaggAACACTCGTGCTCCACATGCAGTACTGAGCTCCAGGAAAGCTACTCTGACCACTGCAAGAGAGCATTGGCAGCAGGTCTGAGTGCAGTGAGTTACCCACCTGCAGTACATGCAGCACTTGTTCTTGTACCAGCTGGGCCTGGTGACCAGGCTGTCAGAGCTCCCCAGAGTAAATTGCAGATGGTGGTTGTGGAGCAGCAAAGCACGTGGTCAGATAAAAAAGATTTAACTGTGGAGCATGAATCTGTAGCAGGCTGCTGACTCAGAGCTCCTTGTTGTTCATTTCCTTGTGCACCTAATCCATTACCTTCCCTGTGCCTTGTGTGGTTTGTGTAGAGAAAACCTGAGCAAAGCAATATGGATGCTTGATTTTTCTATTAGTGTCCAACAGTGGGATTGGTTATGAACTCCCATCACTGTTTGCTTCTTAGCTGTTCAATAAAGTTAAGATGTTCCACTAAGCAGATGGTTGTGGAGGGCCTGTGTGGCTCAGAGTAGCGTCAGTGGGGGTCACTGACAGGTAATCATTCCAAGTCCCTTCTCTTCCATCCCAGGCAGTCTGGGGGTGGGCTGGCAGGTTCACCAACCTGGCTATCTTGTCTGGTAACAGAAATTCTTCCAAACATTCCATGAGTGAGCTGGTGCCATAGCACAAACTCAGGACTTGACTAGTGAAAAACTCAGACTTTGAGCTgtgctgaattaaaaaaaataaattaagaaaaaaatctggaacaaaacaacaagaaaTGGATGGTTTTACTAGTGCACATACTGAGTCTGATGGGCTAAAGCAAGTTTAAGACCTTAATGTaatccattaaaataaagtgGACAGACACATGAGGTGGAAATATCCTGGCAGGGGTACCTACAACCCCTTCAATATCCTGTAACCTTCCCCATATCTGAAAGTATTTTGTCAGCTCCTGTTCCCCTCTACACATCTCTGTTACCATCCAGTGGGAGTGGAGTACCAAACTGCGTACAGGGAGTTAACCCTGGAtaaatttcattcatttaatgaatttcatgaatttcagcattttatagGTCCTGAGAGTATCTGCCCCATAAAAcatcttccagcccaaaccaaaCATCAGAAATTCACATCTGAGCAAGCCAGCAATGGTTTTGCCCTCCTTAGCAAAATCACAACTTCTCAAGAAGCAAGGTTTCACCTAGCATCTGCTTGCTGAGGAACAGGATCCAAGCCTTGTGTGAATGTGTCTGAAGGAATTGCTCCTGGCCTCATTTGGTGTCAGTGGATCCACAGATGTTTACAGCAGGAGATTCCTGTGTGCCCATTCCAGCTCCACTCCCAATCAGTGCTACACAAAGCTGTCTTAAGGAGAGGGGAAAGTCAGAGAGCTGTCATCTTAGTGCTTAAACCTGAACATTTTAAGATTTAAGGGGCAGTGATTTGAACACTACAACCAGTTCTTTTATTACCCCAACACTTCCCTGGGAGGGAAATAATAGCTAAAGCACTAGGAAGATGgcacagaacaacagaaaaaaaaaaatcttctcgGTTTTCCTGAGGTTTCCCCTCAGGCCCTTTAGCACAGCAGACATTACCACTGGTTTAGTACCAGTGGTGGGGAGTACACcttgacagcagcagagcagtgtttCAGggtattttatcttctttagaTGAAAAGACAGGCTTTTGGATTCAGGCTAAAAAAACGTATTCGTCCTGCTAAGTAGATTGAAAGAGAATCCAgattaaataaatcattaaattaTTCCAGAATGTTATCCACCTGTTCTGgcctgtaatttattttcagatgaacagtaggtaaaaaaaaacccaaaacaacagaaaaaaagcaatacaATGAAAAAGAACAATTGTCCTCTAGCAGATGCTTTGATCCTGAAATGACACCTGGCCTGGGGAGCTGCTTGTGCAGTTTTTGAGATCATTTTGAACTAATTGCTCCAACCCACTGCTCCATAACCTCAGTAGCCACATCAAGCTAAAACTCCTGTGGTAGCCACCTTTGAAAAGGGATCTTCAAGGGGTTTGTTGCTGCAAAGCCAGTAAAATTCACCCCTTTATTGTGGGATGGGAAACCTGTAGGGGAACAGGACAACAGGCAAATACCAGACAGCTGGGGGTGAGGGGTCTGGACCATTTCAGTGCCAGGGCCGTTTTCCTCATGTGCTTGTGCAGCAGTAAAAGGTTTATTCTCCCTTATGTTCCTAAAAGGAAGATTGTGCTTCAAAGGTGGGGAAGCAATAATCTGGCTGGTGGCTTGTATTGTCCAGACTTTCTCATGACTCAGAAATGTTTCCCTGTTCTCTCTAGGAGAATGCCAGTGTGTTTTGTGCTGCCCGTGTTggctggggatggcagggagGTGAGGTGACCAAGGACCTGAGATGGAAgacagcagccagtgctgggagTTTGGGGAAGGTGGTGAAAGAAAGTAATTGTCCCGCTCTTCCACACCTCCTCTGGCTCAGAtgcagctgaaggcagctgcAGTCCACGACCCAGATTTCACGTCTCTCCGGTGTATATTTAAACAGATTTAGCCAGCTCGTTTAGTTTTTGGACGAATTCTCCCAGCTGCTGAATGCAACAACGCTGAAGCAGGAATCCgctgcagcagcccctctctatggggggagagggagcagaagCCCTGAGCGAGGGGTGTGTGGAAGAAGCAGGGGCTGCCCGCTGCCCCAGCCCTCACTTTTGGGGGCTGGCTTCGCTCGTCGGCAGATCGGGTTGAtaaactgcagctctgggagaggcAGTGCCGGCACCAACCCGTCTCCGCGCTTACCTGGGGGCCGGGCACCAGGGCCGCTGCCCCCGCGGGGAGCGGGCCCGGGCGCGGGGGTCACCGCGGGGGCGCAGGAAGGGCCGGGGGTGGCCGGGGAGCCGCGCCGTCTCGGCCGCACAAAGCCGCCTTTTCATCGCGGCCTCCTGCCCCCGCCGAGCCCGTAATTGTCTTTGACAAAACTTCATTAGCGAGCgcggcggaggcggcggcggccccgcggTCGCGCTGGCTTTGAGCGGGCGCAGTGGAGTGTgcgcggccccgccgctcccggccggGACCATTAGCCCGGCGACTTTGTTTTAGAAACTTCCCACCCCAGCGGGGGACGCGTCACCGagccgcccccgcccgccccgcgccgctAATTGGGGGAAGATGCGGGGCTGCGGGGCTACGGCAGCCGTGCCAGCGCGTCCCCGCGGGCTGCGGAAAGGGGGAGACCCGGCCCTTCAGAGCCAAGTGGGGTGCCGGGAGGGGGTGTGGGAGGCGTGTGTGAGCGCTGCGCCCCGGCGGGCCCCGGCTCCGCGGGGCCTTCACCTTGCGCGCCCGGCTTGCGTCTCGCCCGGGCGGGCCGGGCCCAGGGCATCCCGCACTGGCCCCATCGCCCCGAGCAGCGGGCTCCGAGTGCCCGCCTGGCACAGCCCGAGTGCACTTCCCAGAGAAGCGGCATTAAAAAGCCCATCTCGTAGCAAAGCTCAGACAGAGGCGGTTTAAGTACGTTTGTTATGGCATTGGAATCTGTTCGTGCGAGCCCGTTATTTTAGCTTTGTGCCTGGGCGCACGCAGGCTCCGCTCCCGGTATTAGTTCTCCATCAATCCCCGCTCTGGTTTTTAATCAAAACAGTATTCGGAATATGATTCCCGGAGATTATATTTCGAGAGATTTGCGATACATATCTTGCCGGCGTGACAGATTGCAGGGGAGTCCTGGGCGGGCGGGATAATCTGCATCTCGCTCACTTGACCTTTAATAAAAGGGGagtaaaagtaataaataaaaaataaaagtcttaaGACTCCTGCAGGTTACCTTCGTGCCTGCCCTAAAGAGAGCCCGAGGCCTGCACCCGCCTAATTAACTCCCCCCGCGGGCTGCGTGGCTCTTTGGCGGCCGGGGGATTCCAGGGCCGGGGCAGAGCCGGCAGCTCACGGGAGCTCCCGGCCGTCCCCGGGCCCCGGGGACTGTGCAGGTTTCGTGTCCCGTGAGCAACCTCAGGAGCTGCCTCCCGGGGAGCTCTGCCGAAGCCGCCGGGAAACGGAACGGGAGGAAGCCGGCTCGCTCCCCTGCAGGATGGGCGAAGGTGGCCGGCACACAGCCGGGAGGGAGGCCCGGCCTGGCTCTGCCGTGCGGACACGCGTGGGAAACCTGCACATGTGCTCCCAAGGCAGATTATACCTGTCCTCTCCGGTGGGAGCGGAGGGCGGTTCTCGCCTTGCAAGAACCCTTCGAAAGGGCCTAATACTCTTTATTACAAGCCCTAATCCTTCAAATCCGACTTGAAATAATGTTTATCTTTTCGCAGCTTAATTTCCCCTTCTCTAAGCTTCGGGTCACTGcaacacactgctgctgctgcgtCCCTTGTCCTGAGAGCGGGACAGCCCCGTGGCCGGGCATCAACGGCGGGGCTCCCGATGggcccagccccgctcccggctATGCAGTCACCTGCTGCCCTCGTGTGCACTTACCtccccctccctttcctccccgGATCCTCCAAAGCCCGACCAAGTTTGCCTTCTTTCACAGTGCCACCGCAGCCGCGACTGCTCTGCTCCCGGCAAGGGCCGCGGCTGTTACCGGGGCCGAGGCCGGGAAAGCCCTGTCACATCTCCCTGCGTtgacctgcagctcctcctttcccctACGAATTGCTTCTCCGGTCGCAAACCCAGAGGGCTTCCTGTTATGTAGCCCCACTCGTCTTGAGTAGCCTTTAGTAAACATATATAAGTCTACTCGATATTCCAGATTGATTTCCCTGATTTATTAAGGCAGAATTCATTGGACTCTATTGACCACAAATGACTTAATGTAAATGCTGACCCCGGTGAACTTGGAAATAGCAGGTATCGGGTTGATCTATAGATGACCTCTTAATTACCAcagttattaatttaaattattgccACTGCTTCTAGAGACGGGAACAAAGAAACATTCTTTCCTCATCCCTGCTTGGTTTATTAGTCTGAACACAAAGTGTTTGATGACActtttaattaaacagaaataatgcagAGATACGGTTTCTCTTTCTCGTCTGTCCTGTAAAGTGCAGCACTGCTCTTTTGACTGACTGACGGCGGTGACCCACTAACAACGTCCTACTTCGCCGCCCGGTCGCCACCCGCTGCCCGGGGGTGCCCCGGCCGTGCCCCAGGGCGGGTGGCGGGTGTCCGGGGCCGCTCCTCCCGGGCTGTGCCGGCTCCTGGCTGGAGAGCTCCGAGGTCACTGACGGCTTCGTAGAGTACAGCTCATCCGTGTTAATTAGAGActctgaaaaatactttcagcGGAATCTATGTACAGAGACGGGGGAAAAAACAGTCCGGCGTAACCTGCGCcgcttctcctccttctcctcccctggATGGCGCGGAGCAACTGCACACTGGTGCCCCTTGGCAGATCAGGGCGCTGAGCAGAGAGCGCAGgtttgggaggaaaaggagaaacaaaccACGAcgtggggtgggggggaaagagaaaatattagggtgtgggtttttcttcctttttgcaaAGACGTCAATGGGCAATATTGAACACATGGCAGGCGAGCGGCGGGGAGGCGCCGGTCCTGCGGCCACTCCGCCCGCCGTGCCCCTCGGCCCCATGTGCGCAGCACGCTGTGCCGCGGCGGCCCTTCCCCGGCGAGGGCAGGGCAGGCGGAGCCGCGAGGCCGCCGCCGGCCCCGGGAGAGATTTCCTTCGTTCCGCAAGCTGAGTGCTTCCTTACAGCCGGAGCCCCGTCGCCAGCGCCCAGGATGGGGCGGGCGGCCCTGCGGGACGGAGAAGCGGTGATAAGCTGTAGCTAAGTGGCCGCGGGTTGCTGCCCCGCCCGGACGGGAGCTCCGGGAGCGGAGCAAAGCGGCGGCCTTGGCGCAGCGCTCTCAGGCCAGGGCCGCTCCGGTGTCCCAGGGCCAGGCGGGCTGGCGTGCGCTTCGTGCGAGGTGCGGCCCCGGCAGCCGGCCCGTCACCTACCTCACCTCCGCAGCACGGGCCGGAACGCCGTCCGCAGCCTGTCCAGGCAGGTCCCACCCATCTCGGTGCCTCCCGGGCCGCCCTTGGCGCCCCGCCCGAAGCCTGCACAGACACAAGCGACTCGCGGTGGGCACGGCGCGGTCCCGCCGCCCTCCCCTGCCCGCTCGCCTCGAGCGGGGAAGCCTCCGCGTCTGCACCTGACACCTGGGGCACGGCCGAACACCGGGGGCGTCACTGCGCGGGCGGGCTCACACCGCGCCCTGTgtcccggcccggcccgcggTCCCGCCCgtccccgcggccccgccgccgcggGTACCTTCGCCCGCCGCCGCGAACTGGCACGGCTCCCCCAGGCCGCGGTGGGACGCGCAACTGCGCGGGAGCGGCTGCAGGTTGAAAGCGGAGCTCCGGAAGGCCTTGgcgggctggggctgctcccccgccgcgccgccgcctCCCTCCGCGCCGCGGCCCTCGGGGCTGCCCCTGCGCGCCGCGCTGGCCCCGGCGGTGCGCGCCAGCGACCAGATGCGCGGCTTCTCCGCGGGCGCGTagggcggcggcggggcggccAAGGAGGCGGGGGCGAAGTCCGCGGCGGGGGCCTTGGCACATGGAAAGGCGTGGAAGGGGCCAGGCAGGCTGCAGTCGCTCCGCGGAGCCTCGGGCAGCGCCGCGCCCAGGCTGGGGGcttcctgcagggagctggtCCGGCCCTTCTCCGGCTTccccgcctcctcctcctcctcttcctcctcctccaggtcGCTGAAACGCAGGTCCTTGTCCTCCTTGTAgctcttctgctctgcttggaCACACACGGGGAAGAAAGGGGCGGCAGGGCGTTAGTGCGGGTGCGGGGAAGTTGGGGGGGGCTCGAAATTGGCCGTCACTTCGAGCCTACTTGGAGGCGCCCGCCTGCCTCTCCCGCCTACCTCTGCCTTCACCCTCCGCACTGTATTCATCCTCTTCCCTCGGggtttcttctttcctctcttcccccGCTTTGTTCTTAGGAGACCAggtcattttgttttcttttttaagccTCCGTCTGGCGTTAGCGAACCAAGTGGACACTTGCGTCAGGGTCATTTTAGTGATGATAGCCAGCatgattttctctcctttggTGGGGTAGGGGTTTTTGCGGTGCTCGTATAGCCAGGTCTTGAGAGTACTCGTCGTCTCTCGCGTTGCATTTTTGCGTCTGGCTGAACCACCGAAATCCACCGTCCCGTACCTGCTGGGAGATGTTTAGGGAGGGGGGGGCGGCGGGAGTCCGGCAAGAACCGCCCGGCCCAACCGCGCCGCAGGCCGGTGTGGCCCCTGCCCATCTGccttcctgcccctgccctcctgACATCGCCGCCCAACTTTGGTTTCCGCTGTCTGCTGTTCCCGGGCGCCTCGTTTCTTTTGTACAACGTTTGTCAGGTCGGAGCCCCCCCGTCCCCCTCGTTTGATGTCGGCCGGCGCCTCGCAGGGGGATGCTAATGCTGCCGGGCGCTGATCAAAGGGGTTTTACCTGTCGTACTGGTACTGCCCCAAGGAATGATCGTAGGAGTAGTAGGTAGCGGGCTGCGCGATTCCCGAGTGCAACGTGCCGGCGCCGTCTTTGATTTCATACTGGGGGTTCTGCAAGGGAAGCGGCAGCGTTTGGCGTCGAGCAGGACGGGAGCCCCGCCGCGGCCCCGGCTCCCCACGGCACCCGAGTCCCTTCGCGCCCCCCACCCCGACGGGCCGGCGCCGCTCCCGGTCCCTCGGCGCTCCCCCGCCCCGACACCGACTGCGAAAGGAAGTTTCTCCCGCCTGTTGCACCCCCCTCCCCTCCGGAGCGCTGCCGGGCGGACGGGCACTCACCAGCGCGGTGTAGAGCGCGGCGGGCTCGGCGCCGTAGGGCAGGTAGTTGCCGTAGCCCTGGCCGGCGGCGTACGGGGCGCTGTACATGCCCAGCGCGGCATTGAGCTCGGCGCGGCCGGGCGCCAGCAGCCGGCTCTCGTACGGGGCGCAGCAGAGGGAGGCGGCGGCCGGCGCCGAGGAGGCATCCGGCCCGGAGCGGGGGGCGGCCTCGCAGCAGGTCGTGCTGGGGCTGGCGGGCACGAAGAACTGCGGAGAGGAGAGAGCGGGACGGCGCCGAGTGACTGTCGAGGCAGCCCCATCGGGGGGAATTTAGGAGCGTGTGCGCGCCCGTGTGTGTGCGGAGGGGGGGGCGGCGGTGAGGAGGGGGATAGGAAACGCGGGCTGAAGCAACTAATTATAGAAGCCGGGAAATAAACCGGATGGGAAGCAGGAGCTCTTGGGAACGGGGCACGATTAATCAAGCAGGCAAAACTTTAAGGAAATAATTGCTCTCGAAAAAGGTATAAGATCCGTAAGGCTCCATCCTTCCCGCCCCCGCTCGGTCCATCTGCATTGATTTAAAGGCAAAAAGTTGCGATTACAGTTAATTTGACAATAGACACAGCAGTAAATATGTCAGCCAACGCAATCGAAGGCATTTGATTTCAATAACTTCAAGGGGACAGCTAACTTCCCAAGCGAGGGAGGCACATCTTGCAGTGATTACAGTGTATAAATAATTCTACCCAAATAAATCGTGAGTCGAAGTACGATATAGCTACGACTTAGTTAATACAGGGTGCCTTGGTGTGAGTGGGGGATGTCCTTTGGAAATcgcatggggaaaaaaaaaaacacaacaccTCTCGACAGATCCtaataaaacacaggaaaaggacCGACCCgtggaggaaggagggaggaaacGGCACAGCCCGGTTCCGCAGATACGCGAGTGGAACCCCGAGCCCTCCGAGCGCCGGTTCCCGCTGCCCGCACACCCTCCGCGGTGCCCGGGAGGCAGCGGTGCGGCGGGGGGTGCGCTCCGCGCTGCGCGGCCGCTCCGCGAGCTCGGAAAGCGCTCGTAGCTGGgctttatgtttttatttgtttgttgcACTTAAAACTGAACGGTgaagggtggggaggagggggaattACCGGTTTCCTACACGCCTTTGCTGTGCACGCTGCGAGTTATTTGTTTAAGCCTAACACAACACAAACGAGACATAAACACACACgcacagtttttaaaaaaaggctcCAGATGtgcccttttaaaaaaatattctaagtaagggaaagggaagaaaaaaaaggaggggggacAAGACAtctggacagcagcagcagaagctaAACAAAAGTGAGTGCTGCTCACTCGCCTTACCTGTGAAGTGGTGCTGTAGGGGTATCCGAACTGAGAGAAGGACATAGTTGCTCCTTATTTTTGGACCATAGGCAATATTTTCCCCCCAAGATCGATTGTAACTAAACCCTGCTTCAAGATGCACCttctcacacacacatttccNNNNNNNNNNNNNNNNNNNNNNNNNNNNNNNNNNNNNNNNNNNNNNNNNNNNNNNNNNNNNNNNNNNNNNNNNNNNNNNNNNNNNNNNNNNNNNNNNNNNNNNNNNNNNNNNNNNNNNNNNNNNNNNNNNNNNNNNNNNNNNNNNNNNNNNNNNNNNNNNNNNNNNNNNNNNNNNNNNNNNNNNNNNNNNNNNNNNNNNNNNNNNNNNNNNNNNNNNNNNNNNNNNNNNNNNNNNNNNNNNNNNNNNNNNNNNNNNNNNNNNNNNNNNNNNNNNNNNNNNNNNNNNNNNNNNNNNNNNNNNNNNNNNNNNNNNNNNNNNNNNNNNNNNNNNNNNNNNNNNNNNNNNNNNNNNNNNNNNNNNNNNNNNNNNNNNNNNNNNNNNNNNNNNNNNNNNNNNNNNNNNNNNNNNNNNNNNNNNNNNNNNNNNNNNNNNNNNNNNNNNNNNNNNNNNNNNNNNNNNNNNNNNNNNNNNNNNNNNNNNNNNNNNNNNNNNNNNNNNNNNNNNNNNNNNNNNNNNNNNNNNNNNNNNNNNNNNNNNNNNNNNNNNNNNNNNNNNNNNNNNNNNNNNNNNNNNNNNNNNNNNNNNNNNNNNNNNNNNNNNNNNNNNNNNNNNNNNNNNNNNNNNNNNNNNNNNNNNNNNNNNNNNNNNNNNNNNNNNNNNNNNNNNNNNNNNNNNNNNNNNNNNNNNNNNNNNNNNNNNNNNNNNNNNNNNNNNNNNNNNNNNNNNNNNNNNNNNNNNNNNNNNNNNNNNNNNNNNNNNNNNNNNNNNNNNNNNNNNNNNNNNNNNNNNNNNNNNNNNNNNNNNNNNNNNNNNNNNNNNNNNNNNNNNNNNNNNNNNNNNNNNNNNNNNNNNNNNNNNNNNNNNNNNNNNNNNNNNNNNNNNNNNNNNNNNNNNNNNNNNNNNNNNNNNNNNNNNNNNNNNNNNNNNNNNNNNNNNNNNNNNNNNNNN from Parus major isolate Abel chromosome 11, Parus_major1.1, whole genome shotgun sequence includes these protein-coding regions:
- the IRX6 gene encoding iroquois-class homeodomain protein IRX-6, with product MSFSQFGYPYSTTSQPDGAASTVTRRRPALSSPQFFVPASPSTTCCEAAPRSGPDASSAPAAASLCCAPYESRLLAPGRAELNAALGMYSAPYAAGQGYGNYLPYGAEPAALYTALNPQYEIKDGAGTLHSGIAQPATYYSYDHSLGQYQYDRYGTVDFGGSARRKNATRETTSTLKTWLYEHRKNPYPTKGEKIMLAIITKMTLTQVSTWFANARRRLKKENKMTWSPKNKAGEERKEETPREEDEYSAEGEGREQKSYKEDKDLRFSDLEEEEEEEEEAGKPEKGRTSSLQEAPSLGAALPEAPRSDCSLPGPFHAFPCAKAPAADFAPASLAAPPPPYAPAEKPRIWSLARTAGASAARRGSPEGRGAEGGGGAAGEQPQPAKAFRSSAFNLQPLPRSCASHRGLGEPCQFAAAGEGFGRGAKGGPGGTEMGGTCLDRLRTAFRPVLRR